From Microbacterium sp. LWH11-1.2, one genomic window encodes:
- a CDS encoding cation diffusion facilitator family transporter has protein sequence MSASGGNKAIVAAFLANLGIALAKFVAWALSGSASMLAEAIHSVADSGNQLLLMLGGRKARREADRSHPFGYGRERYVYAFVVSIILFSVGGLFAIYEGVDKLTNPHELDKTWWWLPLVVLVIAIGLESFSLRTAVRESNLVREKGQSWVSFVRRSKAPELPVVLLEDVGALTGLTFALLGVGLTLITGNPVFDALGTVMIGVLLVLIAIVLGVETKSLLVGEGATQADYDRIVDAINAGDEIEKIIHMKTLYLGPDELMVAAKIALSADKPLREAADDIDAIEARIREAVPVARVVYIEPDVYRPAIDPQPSTDVFVLKSSD, from the coding sequence ATGAGTGCATCCGGAGGCAACAAGGCCATCGTCGCGGCGTTCCTGGCGAATCTGGGCATCGCGCTCGCGAAGTTCGTCGCCTGGGCGCTCTCCGGCTCCGCGTCGATGCTCGCCGAGGCGATCCACTCGGTCGCCGACTCCGGCAACCAGCTGCTCCTGATGCTGGGCGGACGCAAGGCCCGGCGCGAGGCCGACCGCTCCCACCCGTTCGGCTACGGGCGCGAACGCTACGTGTACGCCTTCGTCGTCTCGATCATCCTCTTCTCCGTCGGCGGCCTGTTCGCCATCTACGAGGGCGTCGACAAGCTCACCAACCCGCACGAGCTCGACAAGACGTGGTGGTGGCTGCCTCTCGTCGTCCTGGTCATCGCGATCGGCCTCGAGTCGTTCTCCCTGCGCACGGCCGTCAGGGAGAGCAATCTCGTGCGCGAGAAGGGGCAGTCGTGGGTCTCGTTCGTGCGCCGGTCGAAGGCGCCGGAGCTCCCGGTCGTGCTGCTCGAGGACGTCGGCGCGCTGACCGGTCTCACCTTCGCGCTCCTCGGCGTGGGTCTCACGCTGATCACCGGCAACCCGGTGTTCGATGCACTCGGAACGGTCATGATCGGCGTGCTGCTGGTGCTCATCGCGATCGTGCTCGGCGTCGAGACCAAGAGCCTGCTGGTCGGCGAGGGCGCGACGCAGGCCGACTACGACCGGATCGTCGACGCGATCAACGCGGGCGATGAGATCGAGAAGATCATCCACATGAAGACCCTCTACCTCGGTCCCGACGAGCTGATGGTGGCTGCCAAGATCGCGCTCAGCGCCGACAAACCGCTGCGCGAGGCCGCCGACGACATCGACGCGATCGAAGCCCGCATCCGCGAGGCCGTGCCGGTCGCACGAGTCGTCTACATCGAGCCGGATGTGTATCGACCGGCGATCGATCCGCAGCCCTCGACCGACGTCTTCGTGCTCAAGTCCTCGGACTGA
- the tadA gene encoding tRNA adenosine(34) deaminase TadA, whose product MTEADDLAMRRALVLAAEAAAASEIPVGAVILDAEGRIVAEGRNNREETHDPTGHAEIDALRRAAASAGSWNLAGHTLVVTLEPCLMCAGAILQARIGRVVFGAWDDKAGAAGSLYDVLRDRRLPYRAEVIGGIEADAATALLRDFFEQRR is encoded by the coding sequence ATGACCGAAGCCGACGATCTCGCGATGCGACGCGCGCTCGTGCTCGCGGCGGAGGCTGCGGCCGCGTCGGAGATCCCGGTGGGGGCGGTGATCCTCGATGCCGAGGGTCGCATCGTCGCCGAGGGGCGCAACAACCGCGAGGAGACGCACGACCCCACCGGCCATGCCGAGATCGACGCGCTGCGACGTGCCGCGGCATCCGCGGGCTCCTGGAATCTCGCGGGTCACACGCTCGTGGTGACGCTCGAGCCCTGTCTCATGTGCGCGGGGGCGATCCTGCAGGCGCGCATCGGCCGCGTGGTCTTCGGGGCGTGGGACGACAAGGCGGGAGCGGCGGGCTCCCTGTACGACGTACTCCGCGACCGGCGCCTGCCGTACCGCGCGGAGGTCATCGGCGGCATCGAAGCGGATGCCGCGACGGCCCTCTTGCGCGACTTCTTCGAGCAGCGTCGCTGA
- the upp gene encoding uracil phosphoribosyltransferase: MRVHVADHPLITHKLSVLRDQRTPSPVFRQLTEELVTLLAYEATRNVKVSPIEITTPVTTTMGVKISEPRPIVVPILRAGLGMLEGLVKLLPTAEVGFLGMVRDETTFEPTTYAERLPDDLSDRQCFAIDPMLATGGSLAAAIQFLFNRGAKDVTAICLLGTPEGVAAIEAMAGDRDVTLVLGALDERLNEKGYIVPGLGDAGDRLYGTV; the protein is encoded by the coding sequence ATGCGTGTTCACGTCGCCGACCACCCCCTCATCACCCACAAGCTCTCGGTGCTGCGCGACCAGCGCACCCCGTCGCCGGTCTTCCGGCAGCTCACCGAAGAACTCGTGACGCTGCTCGCGTACGAGGCGACGCGCAACGTCAAGGTCAGCCCGATCGAGATCACGACACCGGTGACGACGACGATGGGCGTGAAGATCTCGGAGCCGCGTCCGATCGTGGTACCGATCCTGCGCGCCGGTCTCGGCATGCTGGAGGGCCTCGTGAAGCTCCTCCCGACCGCCGAGGTCGGCTTCCTGGGCATGGTCCGCGACGAGACGACCTTCGAGCCGACGACCTACGCCGAGCGTCTTCCCGACGACCTGAGCGACCGCCAGTGCTTCGCCATCGACCCGATGCTCGCCACGGGCGGCTCGCTCGCGGCGGCGATCCAGTTCCTGTTCAACCGCGGAGCCAAGGACGTCACCGCGATCTGCCTGCTCGGCACCCCGGAGGGCGTGGCCGCGATCGAGGCCATGGCCGGCGACCGCGATGTCACGCTCGTGCTCGGCGCCCTCGACGAGCGTCTCAACGAGAAGGGGTACATCGTGCCCGGACTCGGCGACGCCGGCGACCGGCTCTACGGCACCGTCTGA
- a CDS encoding GNAT family N-acetyltransferase, giving the protein MTAPTHTEGDILRAAAAWSWFPRDGEQENVHLRLVRYPARLGGGVRGSQVHSTSEAAAVLDHAVERARSWGESRLTFWTNPSDDPDLEAELRRRGAEHIDTVAVLARAIDAPAIDDLAGDVPPEASGEVVRTLDQVREVDAINVPVWEQEPLDDEGLRVELAELTAEREAGEGLRVLGRLDGVAVGTGGCTIVDGFTRLWGAATLAEFRGRGVYRAVLAERLRASVELGATTALVKGRIATSAPILTRVGFEHYGDERAYRLDLA; this is encoded by the coding sequence GTGACCGCGCCGACCCATACCGAAGGCGACATCCTTCGGGCCGCGGCAGCGTGGTCGTGGTTCCCGCGAGACGGCGAGCAGGAGAACGTCCACCTCCGCCTCGTGCGCTATCCCGCCAGACTCGGTGGCGGAGTGCGTGGCTCGCAGGTGCACTCGACCTCGGAGGCCGCGGCGGTGCTCGATCACGCCGTCGAGCGCGCGAGGAGCTGGGGCGAGTCTCGGCTGACGTTCTGGACCAACCCCTCGGACGATCCCGACCTCGAAGCGGAGCTGCGACGACGCGGTGCGGAGCACATCGATACGGTCGCGGTGCTCGCGCGCGCCATCGATGCGCCCGCGATCGACGATCTCGCCGGCGACGTTCCCCCGGAGGCATCGGGAGAGGTCGTCCGCACTCTCGATCAGGTGCGCGAGGTCGATGCGATCAACGTGCCGGTCTGGGAGCAGGAGCCTCTCGACGACGAGGGCCTCCGCGTCGAGCTGGCCGAGCTCACCGCCGAGCGCGAGGCAGGGGAGGGTCTGCGCGTGCTCGGACGCCTCGACGGCGTGGCGGTCGGCACCGGTGGATGCACGATCGTCGACGGCTTCACACGGCTCTGGGGCGCGGCGACTCTCGCGGAGTTCCGCGGCCGAGGCGTGTACCGCGCGGTCCTCGCCGAAAGGCTGCGCGCGAGCGTCGAGCTCGGCGCGACGACCGCGCTGGTGAAGGGCCGGATCGCCACCTCGGCGCCGATCCTCACTCGGGTCGGCTTCGAGCACTACGGCGATGAGCGGGCGTATCGCCTGGATCTCGCCTAG
- a CDS encoding TM0106 family RecB-like putative nuclease yields the protein MRIDTAAQRVIWSASDLKAAAECEFAWCRAIDAKLGRVPAVEEPEDATLKRAALLGDVHEQNVLARYVDELGDDRVHQIEKVSSVDAEALRAATEETVAALQSDALVVFQAAFATEEFVGFADFLRRDDDGRWRVQDSKLARKARVTALMQLAAYVDQLDRLGIPRSDEVDLILGDSTLSTHRVDDLLPLFQVRRARLRALIADRRIGDGATGTPLAWGDDRDDLQIVACGRCATCEEQVLAHRDLLMVARMRPVQRARLRASGIDTIDALATASDAPVGMNVDSFENLRAQARLQIRADADGTPTYDVHYAPAIHTLPLPSHGDIFFDFEGDPLYTEPAPDGEAHWGIDYLFGWVDNADQYSALWAHTFADERRALEAFLDFVKVRRVAHPAMHIYHYAPYETSHLVAMAARHGVREGEVDRLLREGVFVDLYPLVLRTVRVGSRSYSIKKLEPLYMGDDVRTSDVQKGDDSIVQYVAARELAAAGERGEADAVLADLADYNRYDCVSTRRLRNWLIDIARKEGVTPAPPDEIDEVIYEPSPRSVALLADAERAVDAGGDGLVHRIAAAAIDYFPREAKSFWVSHFQRLREPVTMWDGTRDVVRVDRPSSSVRRDWSIGEGRRAMSRDIEIRGEVSPGTTLGVGAQPFALYEVPAPFDTEVPSRAVHVPHTVTVSEVLDDGYLVTESAVQGQTWDELPLALTPAAPPRVVSLQGAIDEWADAVHAAAPDFPADPATDILRRLPPRTASGAPIPPAEDDVIDAIVRGVLDLDRSYLAVQGPPGTGKTYTGSRVIARLVNEHGFKIGVVAQSHAIIETLLERVVSDGVAPAQVAKAPKDSEAETSYTAIPKNGMAAFLAEHADEGAVVGGTAWDFSNTQRVDRGGLDLLVIDEAGQFSLASTIAVAAGAQRLLLLGDPQQLPQVSQGAHPEPVDTSALGWVMDGDPVVRPEFGYFLARSWRMHPLVAAPVSKLAYAGQLASAPGTERRSIDGIEPGLHVIRLRHRGNATQSPEEAAEVVRLVRDLVGRTFTDNDSDASIRPLEPSDIIVVTPYNAQRQLVLDALADAGLPDVPVGTVDNFQGKEAVVSITSLAASSGRDAPRGPEFLLLQNRLNVAISRAQAVAYLIHSPALLDDLPYTPEGVARLSAFARLVGAAS from the coding sequence GTGCGGATCGACACTGCGGCGCAGCGCGTCATCTGGAGCGCCAGCGATCTCAAGGCGGCCGCGGAATGCGAGTTCGCCTGGTGCCGTGCGATCGACGCGAAGCTCGGCCGCGTCCCGGCCGTCGAGGAGCCTGAAGACGCCACTCTGAAGCGCGCCGCGCTGCTCGGCGACGTGCATGAGCAGAATGTGCTGGCGCGGTACGTCGACGAACTCGGCGACGACAGGGTCCACCAGATCGAGAAGGTCTCGTCCGTCGACGCCGAGGCCCTTCGCGCTGCGACGGAGGAGACGGTCGCTGCGCTGCAGTCCGACGCGCTGGTCGTCTTCCAGGCAGCGTTCGCGACCGAGGAGTTCGTCGGATTCGCCGACTTCCTCCGCAGGGACGACGACGGCCGCTGGCGCGTGCAGGACTCGAAGCTGGCGCGCAAGGCGCGCGTGACCGCGCTCATGCAGCTGGCGGCATACGTCGACCAGCTCGATCGTCTCGGCATCCCACGATCCGACGAGGTCGACCTGATCCTCGGCGACAGCACCCTCAGCACGCACCGCGTCGACGATCTCCTCCCGCTGTTCCAGGTGCGCCGAGCGCGACTGCGAGCGCTGATCGCCGATCGTCGCATCGGCGACGGAGCGACCGGCACCCCGCTGGCCTGGGGCGACGACCGTGACGACCTGCAGATCGTGGCGTGCGGTCGGTGCGCGACCTGCGAGGAGCAGGTCCTCGCGCACCGTGACCTCCTGATGGTCGCGCGCATGCGTCCGGTGCAGCGGGCACGTCTGCGGGCCTCCGGCATCGACACGATCGACGCCCTCGCGACGGCATCCGACGCTCCTGTCGGCATGAACGTCGATTCCTTCGAGAACCTCCGCGCGCAGGCGCGTCTGCAGATCCGAGCCGATGCCGACGGCACGCCGACCTACGACGTGCACTACGCGCCGGCGATCCACACCCTTCCTCTTCCGAGCCACGGCGACATCTTCTTCGACTTCGAAGGCGATCCGCTCTACACGGAACCGGCCCCCGACGGCGAGGCGCACTGGGGCATCGACTACCTGTTCGGCTGGGTCGACAACGCCGACCAGTACTCCGCGCTGTGGGCGCACACCTTCGCCGACGAGCGTCGCGCCCTCGAAGCATTCCTCGATTTCGTGAAGGTGCGACGGGTCGCGCACCCCGCCATGCACATCTATCACTACGCGCCCTACGAGACCTCGCACCTCGTGGCGATGGCGGCACGGCACGGAGTGCGTGAGGGCGAGGTCGATCGGCTGCTGCGCGAGGGCGTGTTCGTGGATCTGTATCCGCTCGTGCTGCGCACCGTCAGGGTCGGCTCCCGCTCGTACTCGATCAAGAAGCTCGAGCCGCTCTACATGGGCGACGACGTGCGCACGAGTGATGTGCAGAAGGGCGACGACTCGATCGTGCAGTACGTCGCGGCACGAGAGCTCGCCGCCGCGGGGGAGCGGGGCGAAGCGGATGCCGTGCTCGCCGACCTCGCGGACTACAACCGCTATGACTGCGTCTCCACGCGTCGGCTGCGCAATTGGCTGATCGACATCGCTCGGAAGGAGGGCGTGACCCCGGCGCCACCGGACGAGATCGACGAGGTGATCTACGAGCCCTCCCCGCGCTCCGTCGCTCTTCTCGCGGATGCGGAACGCGCGGTCGACGCCGGCGGTGACGGGCTCGTGCACCGCATCGCGGCAGCCGCGATCGACTACTTCCCTCGCGAGGCCAAGAGCTTCTGGGTCTCGCACTTCCAGCGTCTGCGCGAACCCGTGACCATGTGGGACGGCACGCGCGACGTGGTGCGGGTCGATCGGCCGTCCTCGTCGGTCCGCCGGGACTGGAGCATCGGCGAGGGACGCCGCGCGATGTCGCGCGACATCGAGATCCGCGGCGAGGTCTCACCGGGAACGACGCTGGGCGTCGGTGCGCAGCCGTTCGCGCTGTACGAGGTGCCGGCGCCGTTCGACACCGAGGTGCCGTCCCGGGCGGTGCATGTCCCGCATACGGTCACCGTGTCCGAGGTGCTCGACGACGGCTATCTGGTGACCGAGTCGGCCGTGCAGGGGCAGACATGGGACGAGCTCCCGCTCGCACTCACGCCTGCCGCGCCGCCGCGGGTGGTGTCGCTGCAGGGTGCGATCGACGAGTGGGCCGATGCCGTGCACGCTGCGGCGCCGGACTTCCCGGCCGACCCTGCCACCGACATCCTGCGGCGCCTTCCGCCGCGCACGGCATCGGGTGCGCCGATTCCCCCTGCCGAAGACGATGTGATCGACGCGATCGTGCGCGGCGTCCTCGATCTCGACCGCAGCTATCTCGCGGTCCAGGGCCCTCCCGGAACCGGCAAGACGTATACCGGGTCGCGGGTGATCGCGCGGCTGGTGAACGAGCACGGCTTCAAGATCGGCGTCGTCGCGCAGTCGCACGCCATCATCGAGACGCTGCTGGAGCGGGTGGTCTCCGACGGCGTGGCGCCGGCTCAGGTCGCCAAGGCGCCGAAGGACAGCGAGGCCGAGACCTCGTACACCGCGATACCGAAGAACGGCATGGCGGCATTCCTCGCAGAGCACGCCGACGAGGGCGCCGTCGTCGGCGGAACCGCCTGGGACTTCAGCAACACCCAGCGCGTCGATCGGGGCGGGCTCGACCTGCTCGTGATCGACGAGGCGGGGCAGTTCTCGCTCGCGTCGACGATCGCGGTCGCGGCGGGCGCCCAGAGGCTGCTCCTTCTCGGCGACCCGCAGCAGCTCCCGCAGGTCAGCCAGGGCGCTCACCCCGAGCCCGTCGACACGTCGGCCCTCGGCTGGGTGATGGACGGCGACCCGGTCGTGCGTCCGGAGTTCGGCTACTTCCTGGCGCGGTCGTGGCGGATGCATCCGCTCGTGGCGGCTCCTGTCTCGAAGCTCGCGTACGCGGGCCAGCTCGCCTCTGCACCGGGAACGGAACGCCGCTCGATCGACGGCATCGAGCCGGGGCTCCACGTGATTCGTCTCCGGCATCGCGGCAACGCGACCCAGTCGCCCGAGGAGGCCGCCGAGGTGGTGCGCCTCGTGCGAGACCTCGTCGGCCGCACCTTCACCGACAACGACTCAGATGCCTCGATCCGGCCCCTCGAGCCGTCCGACATCATCGTGGTCACGCCCTACAACGCGCAGCGCCAGCTCGTCCTCGACGCGCTCGCGGATGCCGGACTCCCCGATGTCCCCGTCGGCACGGTCGACAACTTCCAGGGCAAGGAGGCGGTCGTGTCGATCACCTCTCTGGCGGCGTCGAGCGGGCGGGATGCTCCTCGGGGACCGGAGTTCCTGCTGCTGCAGAATCGGCTCAATGTCGCGATCTCCCGGGCCCAGGCCGTCGCCTACCTGATCCACTCCCCGGCACTGCTCGACGACCTGCCCTACACGCCGGAGGGCGTCGCCCGGCTCAGCGCGTTCGCGCGTCTGGTCGGAGCCGCGTCGTGA
- the nadE gene encoding ammonia-dependent NAD(+) synthetase, with the protein MSLQQQISEALGVQPEIDPEAEVERRVGFLVDYLRTTGARGFVLGISGGQDSTLAGRLAQLAVERVRAEGGEAKFLAVRLPYRVQKDAADAEAALEYIAPDASVEVNIQNGVDGVEEDIEFAVTSDISDFNRGNIKARVRMVTQYALAGHDGLLVIGTDHAAEAVTGFYTKFGDGAADILPLSGLTKRQGRSLLQFLGAPDRLAFKVPTADLLDGQPGRADEDELGLTYEQIDDFLEGRPVDPEAAGRIEAKYLATQHKRHLPVTPDDDWWR; encoded by the coding sequence GTGTCGTTGCAGCAGCAGATCTCCGAAGCCCTCGGTGTCCAGCCCGAGATCGATCCCGAAGCCGAGGTGGAGCGTCGAGTCGGATTCCTCGTCGACTATCTCCGCACGACAGGAGCACGGGGCTTCGTCCTCGGTATCTCCGGCGGGCAGGACTCGACCCTCGCGGGGCGCCTGGCGCAGCTCGCCGTCGAACGCGTGCGCGCCGAGGGCGGCGAGGCGAAGTTCCTCGCCGTGCGTCTGCCGTACCGGGTGCAGAAGGATGCGGCGGATGCCGAGGCGGCACTCGAGTACATCGCGCCGGACGCCTCCGTCGAGGTGAACATCCAGAACGGGGTGGACGGGGTCGAAGAGGACATCGAGTTCGCCGTCACCAGCGACATCAGCGACTTCAACCGCGGCAACATCAAGGCGCGCGTGCGCATGGTCACGCAGTACGCGCTCGCCGGCCACGACGGCCTGCTCGTGATCGGCACGGACCACGCGGCCGAGGCCGTGACGGGCTTCTACACGAAGTTCGGCGACGGAGCGGCCGACATCCTGCCGCTCTCGGGGCTCACGAAGCGGCAGGGCCGCTCGCTGCTGCAGTTCCTCGGCGCTCCCGACCGGCTCGCGTTCAAGGTGCCGACGGCCGACCTCCTCGACGGCCAGCCGGGTCGCGCGGACGAGGACGAGCTCGGCCTCACGTACGAGCAGATCGACGACTTCCTCGAAGGGCGACCCGTCGACCCCGAGGCGGCCGGACGCATCGAGGCGAAGTACCTCGCGACGCAGCACAAGCGCCACCTCCCGGTGACCCCTGACGACGACTGGTGGCGCTGA